A stretch of DNA from Aerosakkonema funiforme FACHB-1375:
TTTTCCGCTGAATTTGGCGAAAGCTTTCACAGTGCGTCAGGTGCGATTGAAGAAGCCGAACTTAAATTTGTCAATCCAGTGGCTTTAAGATCCAAAGCTGTGCAACCGAGCTTGCGGCTGTTGGATATTTGTTACGGTTTGGGTTATAACACAGCTGCTGCCTTGGCGGCTATTTGGGAAGTTAATCCCAGCTGCCGCGTAGAGCTAATGGCACTAGAGTTAGACCCAACGGTACCAAAAGCGGCGATCGCACACAACTTAACCGACACCTGGCTTCATCCCATCCCGGAAATTCTTGCCCAGTTAGCTGCCGATCGCCAAGTAAAAACAACCCAGCTGCAAGCAAACTTGCTAATTGGCGACGCCAGAATCACAATTGAGCAGATCTGTCAAAGCTTCCAGGCAGATGCCATTTTTCTCGACCCTTTTTCCCCACCCAAGAATCCCCAACTGTGGACGGTAGAATTTTTGGGATTAGTAGCCAAATGCCTCAAACCAGAAGGTATTCTCGCCACTTATTCTTGTGCCGCCGCAGTGCGATCGGCATTGATGGCAGCTAATTTGCAAATAGGTTCCGCACCACCAGTAGGCAGGCGCTCTCCAGGTACAGTGGCTTGTAGGAGCAGGTTGCCAACTCCTACCTACCTGCCGCCACTCTCCCAACAAGAACAAGAACACTTACAAACTCGTGCTGCCATTCCCTATCGCGATCCAAATCTTTGCGATCCGGCTGAAACAATTCTACTCAGGCGTAAAATAGAACAAGGAACTTCTTCTCTAGAACCAACCGCCCAGTGGAAAAAGCGCTGGTTATTCACCCAAAATTAAGTTACCGTATTCCACAAGCCTGACTCCACAGGCAAGCGGAAGATTTGCGATCGAGATCGCAACTACCCCAATCGCTTATCACAGCCTTAAGGTTAGTTATATGCTGGTATAGGGTAAGGGTTCTACCAATCTATGTTTACGCAAATAAATCATTGAATTCTGTAGCCTACAGAGCAAATAATCCCTTGCTCTTTGTGAAATAGTTGACTTACTCTTCAGATACAGTGAAAATCCTCGAACTATTAGGAAGGCGACTGTGGCCTTGAGTCCTCGTTTTGATACTGATTCCGGCTCGTGTGGCGGTAATATTTTTAAGCCGCCGCATGAGCCAACAATTTTCGATCCATTCGGCGCTTCAACGTCTTTCAGTATATCCTCGCCAACCCCAGATAGCGGCGAATCAGAACAGCCAAAAATTCTTGTGGTTGACGATCATCCGGCCAGTCGGATGACAGCAGCAGCATTACTGGCGGTGGAAGGTTATGAAGTGTTAGAAGCAGAGAATGGACCGACAGCCCTAAATATGGTTTTGGAATCCAAACCAGACGTCATCCTACTGGATGTAATGATGCCAGGAATGGATGGGTTTGAAGTTTGCCGACAGTTAAAGCAAGATGAACAAACACGGTTAATCCCGGTAATTTTTATTACCGCACTCAACGATAGAAGATCCCGCATCCGAGGCATAGAAGCAGGGGGAGACGACTTTCTCACCAAACCCTTCGATCGCTTAGAACTCGCAGCTCGCGTTAAGTCGCTGGTACGGCAAAAGCGTCTCAACGAAGACTTAGACCATGCAGAACAAGTCGTATTCTCGATCGCCCGGGCGATCGAAAGCCGCGACCCCAACACCGGCGACCACTGCGAAAGGTTAGTGGATATGGGTAAAGCCTTCGGCGAATATCTCCACCTTTCCCGCGCAGATATTCGCGACTTGATGTGGGGAGGATACCTGCACGACATCGGCAAAGTGGGTATCCCTGATGCTGTGTTGCTCAAAAAAGGAAAATTTACTCCCGAAGAACTGGAGATCATGAAGCAGCACGTCATCATCGGCGAAAAAATTTGCCAACCGCTGCGGACAATGCGAGGCGTACTCCCGATCATCCGCCATCACCACGAACGTTGGGATGGCACCGGTTATCCCGATCGCCTTGCCGGTAACGATATTCCCTTGCTAGCTCAAGTATTTCAAATTATCGATATTTACGACGCCCTGACCAGCGAACGTCCTTACAAAAAAGCATTTACGCCAGCAGAAGCACTGGGAATTATTGATGAAGAAACAGCAAAAGGTTGGCGAAACCCCAAACTTGTGTCTCAATTTACGGAATTTATTCACACTATTGGCCAGAGAAAAACTCAAAAGTCATAGTAGCTACAGAATGACTCCAAGCGCGGTATACTCCGTGGGGAGTAGACTGACTCAAGAAAAATGGTAGCGGTAGCAATTTTAGCGGCGGGACGCGGGACGCGGATGAAATCGGATCTGCCCAAGGTACTGCATTCCTTGGGTGGGCGATCGCTCATTGAAAGAATTATTCTCACAGCGTTGGAGATCGAACCGAAAAGGCAGCTGGCAATCGTCGGATATCAAGGAGAAAAGGTGAAAGCAGCCCTCCAACATATCCCAGATTTGGAATTTGTCGAACAAACCGAACAATTGGGAACAGGACACGCAGTTCAACAATTACTGCCCCATCTCGAAGGTTTCCAAGGCGACCTGCTGGTTTTAAATGGGGATGTTCCCCTACTGCGATCGCAAACGCTCAAACATCTCATCGAAACTCATCAGCAGCATCACAATGCCGTCACCCTATTAACCGCCCACGTACCCAATCCGCAAGGGTACGGTCGGGTATTCTGCGACGGCCAAAATCTAATTAAACAAATTGTCGAAGACCGAGACTGCAATGCAGCCCAAAAGCAAAATCATCGCATTAATGCAGGAATATATTGCTTCAACTGGCCTCAATTAGCAAAAGTCCTGCCCCAACTGCAAGCCAACAACAACCAAAAAGAATACTACCTCACTGACGCCTGTAACTTGATGCAACCGGTAATGGCGGTAGATGTAGAAGACTATGAGGAAATTTTGGGGATAAACGATCGCAAGCAACTGGCAACAGCTTACGAGATCTTGCAAGAGCGAGTCAAAGATAAGTGGATGGCTGCCGGTGTCACCATCATTGACCCAAAGAGCGTCACCATCGATGATACGGTGCTGTTGGAACCCGACACAATCATCGAACCTCAAACTCATTTGCGCGGTCAAACAGTCATTAAATCTGGCAGCAGAATTGGCCCTGGCAGTTCGATCGAAAACAGTCACATTGGGGAAAATGTCACTATACTTTATTCCGTTATTAGTGACAGTGCAGTACAATCGGGTAGCAGGATTGGCCCTTACGCCCACCTGCGCGGTCACGTCGAAGTAGGTAACGGTTGTCGCATCGGCAATTTTGTCGAACTGAAAAATACTGCTTTGGGCGATCGCAGCAACGTCGCTCACCTATCATATCTGGGAGACACAACCGCAGGAGAGCGCGTTAATATCGGTGCCGGCACAATTACCGCCAACTACGACGGAGTGAACAAACATCAAACCAAAATAGGCGATCGTACCAAAACCGGTTCCAACAGCGTCCTCGTCGCCCCAATCACATTAGGATCGGATGTCACTGTCGCCGCCGGTTCGACTGTCACAGAAGATGTGCCAGATGACAGTTTGGTAATTGCCCGTGCCCGTCAAGTTGTCAAACCCGGTTGGCAGTTAAAAACGAGTCAAGACACAGAGTAAGTCTAGACGATCGAACATTTACCCAAATATAGAAAAGTTGGTAGATATTAATCTGCCAACTTTTCACTTAACAAAAGCGTGTTGTTGTGGTAAGATTTAAGACACAAAACCTGTTAGTTCATTGCCAGTCCATTCCAGTGTATCTCCCATCTGTTCCCCAGTATGATAGGCGGCAAGAAGAACTTCGCTAGTTTTGCCCCAAGCGATCGCACCCGTAGCATCAAGACCGATCGCACCTAAATCTCGCCCGCGATCGCGCGATTCCGTAAAACTGCGATTTATTGCCGCTGCCAAAGACATCCCATCCGTCACTCGCACCACAATTCGCGCCGCCAGACACTCATCGATAATGTCTTCCCCAATACCAGTACAGCTAATACCTGCAAAAGCATTCGCATAATTCCCAGCAGGCATCGCCGAATCACTGACCCGACCAATTCGTTCAAATCCCTTGCCACCAGTCGAAGTACCAGCTGCCAAGCAACCCTGACTGTCCAAAACTACCACCCCAATAGTACCGCGTCCGGCGCTACTTTCCGCCACCAATTCTTTTTCAGCTACCACCCCAGCCATTTCCTTGACAAAATTCTCATCCCGTTCCAACATCCACTCCTTCAAGCGAATATCCGTCAAAGGATTGTAGATCGGAACTTGCAACTCCCGCACCAACTCAGCCGATCCGCAATCCGACAGCACGCGATCGGGAGAAGATTGTAAAAATTGCGCCAGAAAAATCGGATTTTGCACTCGCGCTACATTGATTACACCGCTGAAACGCTGCGCCGCCCCATCCATCAACGAAGCGCTCATCCGAATTTGACCGTCAGATTGCAACACAGAACCCGTCCCCGCATTAAAGCGAGGGTCGTCCTCCAATAACTGGCAACCCCGAATCACCGCTGCACTGGCACTTGCTCCCGCCAACAGCATCGGATAAACTTCCTCTAATACCTGATAAAGTGATTTGCGTACTGCCTCAACACCTCCTTTCCCCTTCAGAGAGCTACCTGCACCACCGTGAATAATTAGCTTAGGTTGTACTTTGTCAGTTTTCATTTGTGAGTAGTCAGTTGTCAATTGTTAGTTGTTAGTTGTCAGTTGTTCCGGCGACGGCGACAACGTTCCGAGCAATACTTCACATCATCCCAGCAATCAGCCCATTTTTTCCGCCAAGCAAATGGACGCTGACAGACAGGACAAACTTTTGTGGGTAAATCCGATTTCAAGCGCTGGCGTGCCATGTTAAGTTAACGATACTATTGTTAATCAAATTTTACGGGAACCAAGTACAGACACACTAATGGAAGACACAGCCTTAGCGCAGGTGCGAATAGTGCTGGTGAGACCGATCGGCCCCTTAAACGTGGGTGCGGTCGCCCGCGTCATGAAAAATATGGGCCTGAGTCAGCTAGTATTGGTAGACCCTCAATGCGAGCATTTGGGGGAACAAGCTAGAACTATGGCACTTCATGCCGCAGACATATTGGAATCCGCGCAACTCTTCACCAGCTTGCCCGAAGCCTTGCAAAGCTGTGCCAGAGCGATCGCCACCACAGCACGCGATCGACGATTATCCCTGCATCTGGAAGCACCCCGCACCGCCTTACCCTGGCTGCTAGAAGGAAGGCCATCGGCCTTAATTTTTGGCCCCGAAGACCGAGGCTTGAGCAACGACGATTTAAAATATGCCCAGCGATTTATACGCATTGCTTCCAGCGATGCCTATCCCTCATTAAACTTGGCGCAGGCAGTCGGCATTTGCTGTTACGAACTTTACCAATCGATCGGAGAAGGAGAAAGGGATATCACCCCCCAACCTTTTGCTGAGGAAAATAGCGCAAGCTTGGAAATGTTAGAGCAGTACTATCAGCAACTAGAATCAGTCCTATTGAAAATAGGTTATCTTTATCCCCATACAGCTACATCGCGGATGGCCAAATTTCGGCTGCTGTTTAATCGCGCCCAGCCATCTACAACAGAAGTGGCTATGCTGCGAGGCATTCTCAGCCAGATAGAATGGGCCTTATCTACCCGTTCTGCAAGTGTGTCAAATGCCCCTTTACCTTCAGAAAAATCTTAAAAGTCAGTCATAGCTTCCCTGATAAGAATACATCTGTGATGTAGTACAGTTTTTTGGGTCTAGTATCGCGTAGCAGGATATCTGCTATCTGCAATCCGAAGTTAACTTTCTAAGAGGTGTCATCCGTGGCAGCGTCCGAGAAGGGCCATCCTCGTCGCCGGCGGCGACGGCAGCTTAAACAACAGCAAGTGCCTAATTGGCAGGAAATAGCCCGGACACCAACCGATCGGTCTGGGTTATCGAAACCCCGACAATCTATGGGAAGGGGTTCTTCTGCATCACAGCGTCGATCGCCCAGGACTCAAGGGCAAAGCCGCGATCGCTTGCACTGGTGGGAAAAACTGTTCGGTCAACCCGACCGCTCGCCAGCAACCCCAGCTAAAAAGCAGAAGGGAAGCAAGGTTGTCAGGAAGGGTAATATCTCCAATCTTTCCCTCAGACAAACAACCGCAAATGATGACTTGTGGGATGGCTTAAATATATTGCCGCCCCAGTCACCGGATCGAAATAGGTTTGGTTTAACTTCTGTCCCCCCTGTCCCACCACCCAGAGACAGAATAAGACCCACCGCTATCCCCCCCTTTCCCCAAATCCGGACGAGTAGGAATGCCAAAGATATTCCCCTACTCAAAAGCCAACAGCGAAAATCGAAAATGCAGAATGATGGCAGCCGTCGTCCTCCCCGAAAAAGCTTGGTAGCCTTACCGCCGCCTCAGAGGCAGCCAAAAAGTCCTATTCTTAAGAACGATCGTCGTCAAGAGAGCAAAAAAGCAGGACAGGAAAGAGTCAGAAAATCCCCTCAGCGGCTTCGTTCCGCAGATTCTGCCATCATTTCCTCCGTCCATCCCAGCCGAAATCCAGTTAAGAGCGGCTCGTTGCCACAGCAGCGCCGCAACTTCCCCTCCACGCTGGTTTACGGAACGCGCTTACTCATTTTGGGAATTGGTCTGGGTGTCGTTGTCGGCACAATGCTATCGATTTGGAACCCAGTTAACCGCCAGCCAGGTGGAGTTTCCAGTACGCCCAATCCTTCCCACAATAGTAATGTTGTGGCAGATATTAGTTTGAAGCCAGCCTCTACGTTAGGAGATAATCTCATGACGCTCAGGCTGACTCAAGAAATACCGCCTCTAAGGAATGCAATACAGTCTTTAATGACTGAGTATTCACAATTGGCTCCCGCAATATTTATCCTCGATCTCGATACGGGTACTTATCTAGACTGGAAGGCGACTTCCCCCTTAGCGGCGGCTAGCACGATTAAAGTACCGATTCTAGTGGCCTTTTTCCAAGATGTAGATGCTGGCAAAATCCGCTTAGATGAAGAACTGACGCTACGAGAAGAAGATAGAGCCGATGGTTCCGGTAAAATGCAGTATAAGCAGCCCGGAACAAAGTTTAGGGCTCTGGAAACGGCAACTCAAATGATTATCAACAGCGATAACAGCGCCACCAATATGCTGATCGCTCGCTTGGGAGGTTCGCAAGTACTAAATCAGCGTTTCCGAGAGTGGGGACTGACAGCAACTGAGATTCGCAACAAACTACCGGATATAGAAGGAACGAATACCACGAGTGCCAAAGAGTTAGCAACATTGATGGCGCGGGTAAACCAAGGCCAGTTGGTATCCCTGCGATCGCGCGATCGTCTCCTCGATATTATGCGCCGAACAGTCAATAACTCTCTCCTGCCACGCGGGCTCGGAAAAGAAGCCACAATTGCTCACAAAACCGGTAATATTGGTTCTATGCTCGCTGATGTAGGCTTAATCGATTTACCGAGCGGCAAGCGTTATATTGCATCTGTGATGGTTCAACGTCCGCGCAACGATACGCGAGCAACACAACTGATCAACAAGATCTCTCGCGTAACCTATCAATACTTCAGCAAACCGATCCCCACTCCTAAGTTGCCTATTGGAGATGGGTCTCCACCGGATACTTCTATTCCTTCTCCCGTCACCCCCACCAATCGGTTGGAAGAAACCCAGTCTGTTAATGCTCGCAATCGGGACTAGGGGCTAGGGGATAGGGACTAGGGGCTAGGGGTTAGGGGCTAGGGGAAGAGTGGGGGAGTGGGGGAGTGGGGGAGTGGGAGAATAAATCTTTTCCCTTTTCCCTTTCCCATCTCCCTATTACTCTTCTTTTTGACTTTTAACTTTTGACTTTTGACTTTTTCCCTCTTCCCTAGTTCCTAGCCCCTATCCCCTATTCCCTCTCTTCCAGCATTCGCCAAATTTCCTGCAACATCGACTCCAATCCGATATGGCTGACAGCAGAGATCTGGAAAACAGGAACCTGGCTGATATCTTGGAGTTTAGATGCGATCGCTTCCACATCGCGATCGTCTCCTACCGCATCCATTTTGTTGAGTGCTAGAATTTGCGGGCGTTGTGGCAATCCTCTGCCGTATGCTTGCAACTCCTGCTCGATCGTTTCATAATTAGCTACCGGATCGTCTGCGGTCGCATCAATCAAATGCAGCAGCAAACGAGTGCGCTCGATATGGCGCAAAAAATCGTGACCCAAACCGACTCCCAAGTGGGCACCCTCAATTAGCCCCGGAATATCTGCAAAAACGCAGCCATCGCCGTCTGGTTTGCGTACCACGCCCAAATTCGGCTCCAACGTTGTAAACGGGTAATCTGCGATTTTAGGGCGAGCGGCTGAAATGGCTGAAATTAGAGTAGATTTGCCTGCATTCGGCAAACCGATAATTCCCACAGATGCTAAGAGTTTCAATTCCAGACGCAGCAGTCTTTTTTCTCCCTCCAGTCCCGGAAGGGCATATTCGGGAGCGCGGTTGCTGTTGCTCAAAAAATGCTGGTTTCCCAGTCCGCCTTTACCGCCTTTAGCGACACAAAGGGTTTGCCCGGGTTCTACCAAATCGCCTAGAATTTCCTCAGTCTCTGTATCGTAAACAACTGTACCGCAGGGAACTTGGATAGTGCGATCGCTTCCATTTGCCCCAGTACGATTATTCGGCCCCCCACGTCCCCCATCTTCCGCCTTGAAACGGTGATGATATTTAAAATCCAGCAATGTTTGTAGGTTTTCTGTCGCTACTAAAAACACAGAACCGCCTTTGCCCCCATTGCCCCCCGATGGCCCCCCAGCCGGAACATACTTTTCCCGTCGGAAGGCGACAATACCATCGCCTCCCTTCCCAGCTTCTACTTCAACTTCTGCTTGGTCAATAAATTGCATAATTGCATATTAGTAATTAGTCTCGGTCATTGGTCATTGCACAGTTAATCCTCACAATCACCGATGACTGATGACTGCTAACAATATTGCGACACATCTTCACCGCACCTATCTGCCAAATAGGAGAGCGCCCGAAAACGCAAACCCACCAGCTGATCGTAAAGTGGATTGAGCTTACACAGCGGCGGAATGTGGACAACCTTGTGGTCAAACAGCATTACGTCTCGCTCAAAAGGACACTGGGAGGGAATCATTTTGCACAAAAAGCGAGCCACTCTGGGATCGTGAACTTCCAATCCGTCTAGCCAGTTCCGCACCGGTTTGAGCGCATCCCCTGGCTGTTTAGGCGGTTGGTAATCCTTTGCTGGTGGTGTCTTGCCATCAGGCTCCTCGCTTATCGGTGCCTCTGCCTTCTCTTCATAGAGTGTATGACGCAGAGACTCTAAAATCTCATCCTTTTGACCGAGAGCCTCGCAAAACTGGTGTAGCAGTTCATCCTCACTACTAGAATAAACGCCATCTGCCAATGCCACCATAAAAGCAGTCCGCAAGAAATTTTCAGCCGCATGGGTTTTTGGCCCCAAAATGGCTGCTAATTCTGCCGGCGTAATTTGTGTCAAAGACCCCAAATCAACTTTGGGAGCAAGTTCATTCTGAGTCAGAGAGGCAATTAACTGCTGTTCTTGTTCGTCAAAGTTACCGTCAGCCCAAGCAATAGTGAGCAAGCCGCGCAGCCAAGCTGCAATTTGTTCGCTTGTGTAGGGAGATTTCACAACGCTGGTCATGATATTTGTTTATGCTTATACTCGACTCGATTTTAACTCTGGTGCTAGTGGTAGTGCCTATAAATCGATCTTCATTTTGTCAATCCCTAGCAACCTACAATTAAATCTAAAATCTAAAATCTAAAATCTAAAATTGTACGAGATGTTCGCACGGGAATTATAGGTTGTGACTTTTTCAGAGTTTGGGCTGTTTCTCGTTTCGATTTTAACAAGTGTGGCAGGGCAATTTTTCCTCAAAGCAGGCGCATCCAAGCTGGGAAAAGTCAACGCCAGCAACTGGCTTGGCCATATTATCGGCATTATTACCACTCCAGAACTACTGTTTGGCCTCGCTTGCTATGCTTTGGGAGCCTGTGCTTATATTCTGCTACTGACGCGAGTCAAACTTAGCGTTGCTGGGCCAGCAGTGGCGTTAGTTTACGTTTTCGCTCTCCTGCTGGGCTACTTTATTTTTAAGGAAACAATACCCGCGAGTCGGATTGCGGGTTTGACTTTAATTGTGGGTGGTGTTGTTTTAGTAATCTGGAACAAATGATCTGCCAAAAAATTAAAAATGAAAAGTTTTTCCTGTTTCATTTTTAATTTTTAATTTTTAATTTTTAAAGGCGTTTGCACAGAAGCCAGCGTAGTTCCATCGGTGGCTTACCGTTAACGATCGGGAATAAGTCTCGCCCTGTTGACCAATTAGCGAACCATCCTGTAGGAGGCCATGCCTCTGGAGGTAAGTGTTGCTTTTCGTATTCAAACACAGATTCATCGGAAATGAGTTCTAGCGGCAGCCCTTCCATTGCTAAAGCCAGATCCGATCGCGTAAAAATAGCCGACCAAGCCACTTCTGACATTTCCCGTACTGCTCGAGGGGGTTCGTAACCATCTACTGTTAAGAAACTGTTAAACAATAACAACCCACCAGAGCGAAGCACATCGCACATTTTGGCAAGTAACAATCGCAGTTGATCCGCATCTCGGAAATGAGAAATCACTTCTGAAACTATTGCTATTTTGTAGTGTGCGGGTCGCATCCGCACCATCGGATCGAGGATATTACCTGGGGTGACTACTACAGGTAAACCTTCTGCTTCTACAGCAGCTTGTATTTGCTCGACAAAAGCAGGTGTTAATTCGATCGCGTGAACTAAATAGCCCAGCCTAGCTAGAGGTAAGGTATTGCGACCGGTTCCCGCTCCCACATCCAGAACTGGTGTAGAGCCGGGATCTTGCCCTAATTCAGCCGCTAACTTTAAAACTTTAGCATCTGCATGAGAACCAAACAAAGGTGGTTTTCTGGTTTCAACCCAGTTTTTGTATTGGTCTGCAACCGATGAAACGGCTGTGGAAAGATTGCACGTTAAACCTACATTGGGTGGTTTAGCTGGCTCGTACTTAAGTATGATATTGGAATGGGGCGAGGCGCTAAATCCTTCTTGCAACCTGCGTCCCATAACTTGACGCAATTGCTCCAGTTCTTCCGGAGAGAAGGCTCTGCCAAGTGTCTCGAACAGTATTTTCAGTCGCTGTACGTAATGATCCAGCATGGCCGGTACACAAGGCATTACCAGTTCACCACGAGGATAGATGCGACTGTTAAGCTTGTTGATAATGACTTGCTCCAGTACAGTCGGGTCTGTCACCAAAGGCAGTTGTTCTGTCTTCGATAGCGTATCTGCTGGGGTATCTTTAGAGGCAACCAAATTTTCAGTCTCCGTTGCTTGAGATCTGTCGGATCGATCCTAAATTTTAACCAATTGATATAGGAAGCCCCACAGTATCGCTGCTGATTTTGGTAATATAGCAACGGGTTAGGGATTAGGGGTTAGGGATTAGGGGTTAGGGGAAGAAGAATCTGGAAATCTTGCGTTTGGTGGAATAACGCCTCATCGGTTGCTAGACTGCTTACTGGGAACTCTGGCTTCCATCCGCCATCACCACTTTATCGAGAGCATAATGGTTGTATGCTGAATCTCACCTACGAGTACAAACTCATTCCTACCAACGCGCAACGCGAAACCTTTGACCACTGCGTCGAGATTTGCCGGAAGGTATACAATTATGGGTTGCGCGAACGAAAAGATTGGGTCAATTCTCGCAAGTGCGATCTCAACTCGTGCAGCATCAAACAGGAATACATCATCCCTGCCGATGCACCACGTCCAACCTTCGCTCGTCAGTGCAAGACACTGACAGAAGCGAAGAAAGCAATCCCTGAGTTAAAACTCGCGCATACTCATGTTTTGCAGCAAGTGTTGCGCCAATTAGAGGCGGCGTTTGTGGCTATGTGGGAACGCGGACATGGATTTCCTAGATTCAAAAAAAGGATGCGCTCATTTGTGTTTCCTCAGTTGAACTTGGAATCCGTCAAGCGCTTTGACGGTGCAGACTGGGTTAACCTGCCGAAGATTGGCTTGGTCAAAATGCACTTGTCGCGCCCAATCCCTGAA
This window harbors:
- a CDS encoding class I SAM-dependent methyltransferase — its product is MVASKDTPADTLSKTEQLPLVTDPTVLEQVIINKLNSRIYPRGELVMPCVPAMLDHYVQRLKILFETLGRAFSPEELEQLRQVMGRRLQEGFSASPHSNIILKYEPAKPPNVGLTCNLSTAVSSVADQYKNWVETRKPPLFGSHADAKVLKLAAELGQDPGSTPVLDVGAGTGRNTLPLARLGYLVHAIELTPAFVEQIQAAVEAEGLPVVVTPGNILDPMVRMRPAHYKIAIVSEVISHFRDADQLRLLLAKMCDVLRSGGLLLFNSFLTVDGYEPPRAVREMSEVAWSAIFTRSDLALAMEGLPLELISDESVFEYEKQHLPPEAWPPTGWFANWSTGRDLFPIVNGKPPMELRWLLCKRL